In the genome of Bradyrhizobium arachidis, one region contains:
- a CDS encoding MaoC family dehydratase, with translation MAGLYFEDFSVGQEFRHPLTRTVTEMDNTMFSLLTLNPQPLHIDAHFSEKTEFGQRIFNSLYTLGIMIGMTVYDTTLGTTVANLGMTDVTFPKPVFHGDTLRATTKVLSVRESKSRPKAGIVEFEHHALNQNDDIVGRCRRMALMHKRPV, from the coding sequence ATGGCCGGACTTTATTTCGAAGACTTTTCGGTGGGCCAGGAGTTCAGGCATCCGCTGACCCGGACCGTCACGGAGATGGACAACACCATGTTCAGCCTGCTGACGCTCAACCCGCAGCCGCTGCATATCGACGCGCATTTCTCCGAAAAGACCGAATTCGGCCAGCGCATTTTCAACAGCCTTTACACCCTCGGCATCATGATCGGCATGACGGTCTATGATACGACCTTGGGTACCACCGTCGCCAATCTCGGCATGACCGACGTCACCTTTCCGAAACCGGTCTTCCATGGCGACACGTTGCGGGCGACGACAAAGGTGCTCTCGGTGCGGGAATCCAAATCGCGGCCCAAGGCCGGCATCGTCGAGTTCGAGCACCATGCTCTGAACCAGAACGATGACATCGTTGGCAGATGCCGCCGCATGGCGCTGATGCACAAGAGGCCGGTCTGA
- a CDS encoding fumarylacetoacetate hydrolase family protein: MTKTSRRNVLTAAAAMTAAGLAETAPAAAQAGPKPMFAVPMVTIPIVGETQVFQVRRIYCIGRNYAAHAIERGSDPNREPPFFFQKPTDAIQNVAIGEVADHPYPSLTKNYHHEVELVAALKSGGTNIPADKALEHVYGYALGLDMTRRDLQNGMAAEKKPWEIGKSFDHAAVIGPIHPASKTGHFEKGAISLAINGTVKQSSDLSKMIWSVAEQIAKLSEAFELKAGDIIYSGTPENVGPVVKGDVLLCKLEGLPDMSIKIV; the protein is encoded by the coding sequence ATGACCAAGACCTCACGACGTAACGTGCTCACGGCCGCAGCCGCGATGACCGCGGCGGGCCTCGCTGAGACCGCGCCTGCCGCGGCGCAGGCCGGACCGAAGCCGATGTTCGCAGTGCCGATGGTGACGATCCCGATCGTCGGCGAAACCCAGGTGTTCCAGGTCCGCCGCATCTATTGCATCGGCCGCAACTATGCCGCGCACGCGATCGAGCGCGGCTCCGATCCGAACCGCGAGCCGCCGTTCTTCTTCCAGAAGCCGACCGATGCGATCCAGAACGTCGCGATCGGCGAGGTCGCCGACCACCCCTATCCCTCGCTGACCAAGAACTATCATCACGAGGTCGAGCTGGTCGCCGCGCTGAAATCCGGCGGCACCAACATCCCGGCCGACAAGGCGCTCGAGCATGTCTACGGCTACGCGCTCGGCCTCGACATGACCCGGCGCGATCTCCAGAACGGCATGGCCGCCGAGAAGAAGCCCTGGGAGATCGGCAAGAGCTTCGACCACGCCGCGGTGATCGGCCCGATCCATCCCGCCAGCAAGACCGGCCATTTCGAGAAGGGCGCGATCTCGCTCGCGATCAACGGCACGGTGAAACAGAGCTCGGATCTCAGCAAGATGATCTGGAGCGTCGCCGAGCAGATCGCGAAGCTGTCGGAAGCGTTCGAGCTCAAGGCCGGCGACATCATCTATTCCGGCACGCCGGAGAATGTCGGCCCGGTGGTGAAGGGCGACGTGCTGCTGTGCAAGCTCGAGGGCTTGCCTGATATGTCGATCAAGATCGTCTAA
- a CDS encoding transporter substrate-binding domain-containing protein — MLRHAVIATLSLAFAVAIAKAEGPSDVAPTGMLRVAVAVGPAASAFWTTRDPSTGKPRGVTVELAKAAADKLHVPLQLVEYQSSDEIAAASSKDVWDLSFMPADVKREQFVDQGPAYVAYMSGYLIRAGSDIRSVADVDRAGMRVGCVEGTSTSRTVEKSLKQAKLTKFVKPEEAAELIGKGELDALAMGMGALEDLSRKLPGTKVLDEVIQSTDVVVVVPKGKAAAKVWAAHFLDEAKADGTVRRALDGNGFTGDKVAP, encoded by the coding sequence ATGTTGCGACATGCCGTGATCGCCACGTTGAGCCTCGCCTTTGCTGTCGCGATTGCAAAGGCCGAAGGTCCCAGCGACGTCGCACCCACAGGAATGCTGCGCGTGGCGGTGGCCGTCGGTCCCGCCGCCTCTGCGTTCTGGACGACGCGCGATCCTTCGACGGGCAAGCCGCGCGGCGTCACCGTCGAGCTCGCCAAGGCCGCCGCCGACAAGCTGCACGTTCCGCTGCAGCTCGTCGAATACCAAAGCTCCGACGAGATTGCCGCCGCGAGCAGCAAGGACGTCTGGGATCTCTCCTTCATGCCCGCGGACGTCAAGCGCGAGCAGTTCGTGGATCAGGGCCCTGCCTACGTCGCCTATATGAGCGGCTATCTCATTCGCGCCGGATCGGACATCCGCTCCGTCGCGGATGTCGATCGCGCCGGCATGCGGGTCGGCTGCGTCGAGGGGACCTCGACGTCACGCACGGTCGAGAAGTCGCTCAAGCAGGCCAAGCTGACCAAGTTCGTGAAGCCGGAAGAGGCGGCTGAGCTGATCGGCAAGGGCGAGCTCGATGCGCTGGCGATGGGTATGGGCGCGTTGGAGGATCTGTCGCGAAAGCTGCCCGGTACCAAAGTACTGGACGAGGTGATTCAGTCGACCGATGTTGTCGTCGTTGTTCCCAAGGGCAAGGCCGCAGCAAAAGTCTGGGCCGCGCATTTCCTGGATGAGGCCAAGGCGGATGGCACGGTCCGTCGCGCGCTCGACGGCAACGGATTTACTGGCGACAAGGTAGCGCCCTAG
- a CDS encoding HpcH/HpaI aldolase/citrate lyase family protein: MRSMLFVPGDSPRKFEKASEGKADALIIDLEDSVVTEKKPEARGLTLAMLKSRPGPHQLYVRVNALDTGMTLADLAAVMPGRPDGIVLPKSQGGDDVRQIATWLEALEAASGITVGATRIVCVATETASSIFGLGSYKGCSSRLAGLMWGAEDLSASLGATEKASGGVFHSPYRLARDLCLMAAAAAEVAPIDTVYTDIDNLAGLEQETRAARRDGFSAKALIHPKHVDVVNAAFEPTEAERSWAEKVIAAFASNPNSGTLRLDGQMIDKPHLRAAKKILGQP; the protein is encoded by the coding sequence ATGCGTTCGATGCTGTTCGTGCCGGGCGATTCCCCGCGCAAATTCGAGAAGGCGAGCGAAGGCAAGGCCGACGCGCTGATCATCGATCTCGAGGATTCCGTCGTCACCGAGAAGAAGCCGGAGGCGCGCGGGCTCACGCTGGCGATGCTGAAGAGCCGTCCCGGCCCGCATCAGCTCTATGTCCGTGTCAACGCGCTCGACACCGGCATGACGCTTGCCGATCTCGCCGCGGTGATGCCGGGCAGACCCGACGGCATCGTGCTGCCGAAATCGCAAGGCGGCGACGACGTGCGGCAGATCGCGACCTGGCTCGAAGCTTTGGAAGCGGCATCCGGCATCACGGTCGGCGCGACGCGCATCGTCTGCGTTGCGACCGAGACCGCGAGTTCGATCTTCGGGCTCGGCAGCTACAAGGGCTGCTCCTCTCGCCTCGCCGGCTTGATGTGGGGCGCGGAAGATCTCTCCGCTTCGCTCGGTGCGACCGAAAAGGCCTCGGGCGGCGTGTTCCATAGCCCCTATCGCCTCGCGCGCGATCTTTGCCTGATGGCGGCCGCCGCGGCCGAGGTCGCACCGATCGACACCGTCTACACCGACATCGACAACCTCGCGGGCCTCGAGCAGGAAACGCGCGCGGCGCGGCGCGACGGGTTTTCGGCGAAGGCGCTGATCCATCCCAAGCATGTCGACGTCGTCAACGCGGCGTTCGAACCAACCGAGGCCGAGCGCAGCTGGGCGGAGAAGGTGATCGCGGCATTCGCCAGCAATCCCAACTCCGGCACGCTGCGGCTCGACGGCCAGATGATCGACAAGCCGCATCTTCGCGCCGCGAAGAAGATCCTCGGCCAGCCCTAG
- a CDS encoding AMP-binding protein: MNLAHHLLRAARADASAPALLKGLTPVADYGRLATTVASLAAALQQRFSLARGDRVALLMKNVPDYVACLYACWHAGLVAVPINAKLHPREVAFILDNSGAAVVFVTEDMASVASEALALGAAKPRIVEIGSAEHRALEKADGIAIADVAITDPAWIFYTSGTTGRPKGAVLSHRNLLAMSLNYLAEINPVVPGEALLHAAPMSHGSGLYMVPHVFGMGAQIIPESGRFEPDEILGLTAKRENISFFAAPTMVRRLTVAAEAAGATAPGLKTIIYGGGPMYVADCKAALAVFGPKLAQIYGQGETPMTITYLPKSMHVGAGHPRHEERLASVGIAQGVVQVRTVDEAGRDVAPDEIGEIIVRGDTVMSGYWQNPDATANTLRDGWLYTGDMGAFDADGFLTLKDRSKDVIISGGTNIYPREVEEVLLRHEAVAEVSVIGRPHPEWGEEVVAIVVPAEGSAVTRDELDQMCNAWIARFKRPKHYYLAGELPKNSYGKIVKTELRTLLAQSSARLTPMD, encoded by the coding sequence ATGAACCTCGCTCACCATCTCCTGCGCGCCGCCAGGGCCGACGCATCCGCACCGGCGTTGCTCAAAGGGCTGACGCCGGTCGCCGACTACGGCCGGCTCGCGACGACGGTGGCCTCGCTGGCTGCAGCCCTGCAGCAACGCTTTAGCCTCGCCAGAGGCGATCGCGTCGCGCTCTTGATGAAGAACGTGCCTGACTATGTCGCCTGTCTCTATGCCTGCTGGCACGCTGGGCTGGTCGCCGTTCCCATCAACGCAAAGCTGCATCCGCGCGAGGTCGCGTTCATTCTCGACAATTCGGGCGCTGCCGTCGTCTTCGTCACCGAGGACATGGCGAGTGTCGCGTCGGAAGCCCTGGCGCTCGGCGCGGCCAAGCCGCGCATCGTCGAGATCGGCTCGGCGGAGCATCGCGCGCTGGAGAAGGCCGACGGCATTGCCATTGCTGACGTTGCGATCACCGATCCCGCCTGGATCTTCTACACGAGCGGAACTACCGGCCGGCCCAAGGGCGCGGTGCTGAGCCATCGCAATCTGCTGGCGATGTCGCTGAACTATCTCGCCGAGATCAATCCGGTGGTCCCGGGCGAGGCGCTGCTGCATGCCGCGCCGATGTCGCACGGCTCGGGCCTCTACATGGTGCCGCACGTGTTCGGCATGGGCGCGCAGATCATTCCGGAGAGCGGCCGCTTCGAGCCCGACGAGATCCTGGGGCTGACGGCGAAGCGCGAGAACATCTCCTTCTTCGCCGCGCCGACCATGGTGCGGCGCCTGACGGTCGCAGCGGAAGCTGCAGGTGCGACCGCGCCAGGGCTGAAGACCATCATCTACGGCGGTGGCCCCATGTATGTCGCCGATTGCAAGGCGGCACTCGCGGTGTTCGGGCCGAAGCTGGCGCAGATCTACGGTCAGGGCGAGACGCCGATGACCATCACCTATTTGCCGAAGTCCATGCATGTTGGTGCCGGGCATCCGCGCCATGAGGAGCGCCTCGCTTCGGTCGGCATCGCGCAAGGCGTCGTGCAGGTTCGCACCGTGGACGAAGCCGGGCGCGACGTCGCGCCTGACGAGATCGGCGAGATCATCGTGCGCGGCGATACCGTGATGTCTGGCTACTGGCAGAACCCGGATGCGACCGCGAACACGCTGCGCGACGGCTGGCTCTATACCGGCGACATGGGCGCCTTCGACGCCGACGGCTTTCTCACGCTGAAGGACCGCTCCAAGGACGTCATCATTTCCGGCGGCACCAACATCTATCCGCGCGAGGTCGAGGAGGTGCTGTTGCGGCACGAGGCGGTTGCCGAAGTCTCCGTGATCGGCCGACCGCATCCGGAATGGGGCGAGGAGGTCGTGGCCATTGTAGTTCCGGCCGAAGGCAGCGCAGTGACACGGGACGAACTCGATCAGATGTGCAACGCCTGGATCGCGCGCTTCAAGCGGCCGAAGCATTATTACCTCGCCGGTGAGCTACCGAAGAACAGCTACGGCAAGATCGTGAAGACGGAGCTGCGCACGCTGCTGGCCCAGTCCTCCGCGCGCCTCACCCCGATGGACTGA
- a CDS encoding acyl-CoA dehydrogenase family protein, translated as MDFALTDQQEAIRDAIAKICEGFPDAYWLKKDHDGGFPHDFHKALADAGWLGICVPEEYGGSGLGITEAAIMMRTIAESGAGMSGASAVHINVFGLNPVVVFGTEEQRKRMLPPMVEGREKACFAVTEPNTGLNTTQLKTRAVAKNDRYIVNGQKVWISTAQVAHKILLLARTTPLEDVRSPTHGLSLFYTDFDRSRIKVHEIEKMGRKIVDSNELFFEDFEIPMEDRIGEEGKGFQYILEGMNPERILIAAEAVGLGKLALSRATEYAKTRTVFNRPIGKNQGIQHPLAVNWVELEAAWLMVMQAAWQYDKGLPCGAGANAAKYFAGEAGYHACEQAVMTHGGFGYAKEFHVERYLREVLIPRIAPVSPQLALSFIAEKVLGLAKSY; from the coding sequence ATGGATTTCGCGCTCACCGATCAGCAGGAAGCCATTCGCGACGCGATCGCGAAGATCTGCGAAGGCTTTCCCGATGCCTACTGGCTGAAGAAGGACCACGACGGCGGCTTCCCGCACGATTTTCACAAGGCGCTGGCGGACGCCGGCTGGCTCGGCATCTGCGTGCCGGAGGAATATGGCGGCTCCGGGCTCGGCATCACCGAAGCAGCGATCATGATGCGCACCATCGCGGAGTCAGGCGCCGGCATGTCCGGCGCCTCCGCGGTGCATATCAACGTGTTCGGTCTCAACCCCGTCGTCGTGTTCGGCACCGAGGAGCAGCGCAAGCGCATGCTGCCGCCGATGGTCGAGGGCCGCGAGAAGGCGTGTTTCGCCGTCACCGAGCCCAACACCGGCCTCAACACCACCCAGCTCAAGACGCGTGCCGTCGCCAAGAACGACCGCTACATCGTCAACGGCCAGAAGGTGTGGATCTCGACCGCGCAGGTTGCGCACAAGATCCTGCTGCTGGCACGCACCACGCCGCTGGAGGATGTGCGTTCGCCGACTCACGGGCTCAGCCTGTTCTATACCGATTTCGACCGCAGCAGGATCAAGGTCCATGAGATCGAGAAGATGGGCCGCAAGATCGTCGATTCCAACGAGCTCTTCTTCGAGGACTTTGAAATTCCGATGGAGGACCGCATCGGCGAGGAGGGCAAGGGTTTCCAGTACATCCTCGAAGGCATGAACCCCGAGCGCATCCTGATCGCCGCGGAAGCCGTCGGCCTCGGCAAGCTGGCGCTGTCGCGCGCGACCGAATACGCCAAGACGCGCACGGTGTTCAATCGTCCGATCGGCAAGAACCAGGGCATCCAGCATCCGCTCGCGGTGAACTGGGTCGAGCTGGAGGCAGCCTGGCTGATGGTGATGCAGGCGGCCTGGCAATACGACAAGGGCTTGCCCTGCGGCGCCGGCGCGAACGCCGCGAAATATTTCGCAGGCGAAGCCGGGTATCATGCCTGCGAGCAGGCGGTGATGACTCATGGCGGTTTTGGTTACGCCAAGGAATTCCACGTCGAACGCTATTTGCGCGAGGTGCTGATCCCGCGCATCGCGCCGGTCAGCCCGCAGCTCGCGCTCAGCTTCATCGCGGAAAAGGTGCTGGGGTTGGCGAAGTCGTACTAG
- a CDS encoding CaiB/BaiF CoA transferase family protein produces the protein MGPLAGFTILDLTSVLMGPYGTQVLADMGANVIKVESPEGDIVRQIGPGRTPGIGGMFHNANRGKRSIVLDLKKAEGRDTLLRLARSANALVYNVRPQAMARLGLDYETLAAINPALVYVGAFGYGQSGPYAAKPAYDDLIQGAATIPTLLAAAGDGTPRYVPVTIADRIVGLMMVNAIMGGLMHQQRTGQGQRIDVPMFESMAEFVLVDHLGGLTYNPPLDHGGYARLLSRYRRPYKTSDGYLCVLIYNDKHWRSFFEAIEQPHFLEQPRFANHAARTKHIDEIYEEIGQIFLTRTTAEWRELLERADIPVMPMHTLETILDDPHLKATGFFRTVDHPVEGRIRQMRVPSTWSVTQPEAAGPAPTLGQHGRDILREAGFSTEEIEQLAEQKAVHLAAPP, from the coding sequence ATGGGACCGCTCGCCGGCTTCACCATTCTCGACCTGACCTCGGTGCTGATGGGCCCCTACGGCACCCAGGTGCTGGCGGACATGGGCGCTAATGTCATCAAGGTCGAAAGCCCCGAGGGCGACATCGTTCGCCAGATCGGGCCGGGCCGCACGCCCGGCATCGGCGGGATGTTCCACAACGCCAATCGCGGCAAGCGCAGCATCGTGCTCGACCTCAAGAAGGCGGAAGGCCGCGACACGCTGCTGCGGCTGGCGAGGAGCGCCAACGCGCTCGTCTACAATGTACGTCCGCAGGCGATGGCGCGGCTCGGTCTCGACTATGAGACGCTGGCCGCGATCAATCCCGCCCTCGTCTATGTCGGCGCATTCGGCTACGGCCAGTCCGGCCCCTATGCGGCCAAGCCTGCCTATGACGATCTGATCCAGGGCGCCGCCACCATTCCGACGCTGTTAGCTGCCGCCGGCGACGGCACGCCGCGCTATGTCCCGGTCACCATCGCCGACCGCATCGTCGGGCTGATGATGGTCAATGCGATCATGGGCGGGCTGATGCACCAGCAGCGCACCGGCCAGGGCCAGCGCATCGACGTGCCGATGTTCGAATCCATGGCGGAATTCGTGCTGGTCGATCACCTCGGCGGTCTCACCTACAATCCGCCACTCGACCATGGCGGCTACGCCCGCCTGCTCTCGCGCTATCGCCGCCCCTACAAGACCAGCGACGGCTATCTCTGCGTGCTGATCTACAACGACAAGCACTGGCGCAGCTTCTTCGAGGCGATCGAGCAGCCGCATTTCCTGGAGCAGCCGCGCTTCGCCAACCACGCGGCGCGCACCAAGCATATCGACGAGATCTACGAGGAGATCGGCCAGATCTTCTTGACGCGCACGACGGCGGAATGGCGCGAGCTGCTCGAGCGCGCCGATATCCCGGTGATGCCGATGCATACGCTGGAAACCATCCTGGACGATCCGCACCTCAAGGCGACCGGCTTCTTCAGGACCGTCGATCACCCCGTTGAGGGGCGCATCCGCCAGATGCGGGTGCCCTCGACCTGGAGCGTGACCCAGCCGGAAGCCGCCGGTCCCGCGCCGACGCTCGGCCAGCACGGCCGCGACATTTTGCGCGAGGCCGGCTTCTCGACTGAGGAGATCGAGCAGCTCGCAGAGCAAAAAGCAGTTCACCTGGCCGCGCCGCCCTAA
- a CDS encoding TRAP transporter small permease yields the protein MIERAGQVLGALERALTVIAVVFLFVIMLLVVTDVFMRYALNSPFAFTYDLIGLYLLAGVFFFTLSDGLREHAHVGVDILLSRFSPTGRRLSEIVTALAGLFVFILICKVGFERALENYEQHDVLSGAIPWPTWISAALVPFGCGVLVLRLVLQLVGNVLSLVSGRDLYPLPPVTGVGEARSFE from the coding sequence GTGATCGAACGGGCGGGGCAAGTGCTCGGCGCGCTGGAGCGCGCGCTGACGGTGATCGCGGTGGTGTTCCTGTTCGTGATCATGCTGCTGGTGGTGACCGACGTGTTCATGCGCTATGCGCTGAACAGCCCGTTCGCCTTCACCTACGACCTGATCGGGCTCTATCTGCTCGCCGGCGTGTTCTTCTTCACGCTGTCAGATGGCTTGCGCGAGCATGCCCATGTCGGCGTCGACATCCTGCTGTCGAGGTTCTCGCCGACGGGGCGGCGGCTGTCCGAGATCGTCACGGCGCTCGCCGGCCTGTTCGTGTTCATCCTGATCTGCAAGGTCGGCTTCGAGCGTGCTCTGGAGAATTACGAGCAGCACGACGTGCTCTCGGGTGCGATCCCCTGGCCGACCTGGATCTCGGCGGCGCTGGTGCCGTTCGGCTGCGGCGTGCTGGTGCTGCGGCTGGTGCTTCAGCTCGTCGGCAATGTGCTGAGCCTCGTCAGCGGCCGCGATCTCTATCCGCTGCCGCCGGTGACCGGCGTCGGCGAAGCACGCAGCTTCGAGTAA
- the dctP gene encoding TRAP transporter substrate-binding protein DctP encodes MKKNLVWAAAALALSLPVSTMSAQAIELKVADSFPAGHYLVRLLLKPWMDDVTKRTNGAVTFTYYPNQQIGKAADMLRLTQSGVVDIGYIGPSYVSDKMPLSEVAQLPGAFATSCQGTLAYWKTAREGILAKQEYAPNKIKLLMAVVLPPYQVWTVKSKVETTKDMQGLKLRTTGGAQDLTLRALNAVPVRMAAPDAYESLSRGTMDGLLFPLDSVVSYGLDKLVKHATEGVSFGSFIVAYSINQSVWDKLPDDVKKAMNEASEAITPKACADVDKEGEVTKKHMQDEGVSFDPLPEATRAEIKDKLKGVGKEWASGLDSRGKQASAALKEFDDLLAAGSK; translated from the coding sequence ATGAAGAAGAACCTGGTCTGGGCTGCAGCCGCGCTCGCGCTTTCGCTGCCGGTCTCGACGATGTCGGCGCAGGCGATCGAGCTGAAGGTCGCCGACTCTTTCCCCGCCGGTCATTACCTCGTTCGCCTGCTGCTCAAGCCCTGGATGGACGACGTCACCAAGCGCACCAATGGCGCGGTGACCTTCACCTATTATCCGAACCAGCAGATCGGCAAGGCCGCCGACATGCTGCGCCTGACACAGTCCGGCGTGGTCGACATCGGCTACATCGGGCCGTCCTATGTTTCCGACAAGATGCCGCTGTCGGAAGTCGCGCAATTGCCAGGCGCGTTCGCGACCAGTTGCCAGGGCACGCTCGCTTACTGGAAGACCGCGCGCGAAGGCATCTTGGCCAAACAGGAATACGCTCCGAACAAGATCAAGCTGCTGATGGCCGTGGTGCTGCCGCCCTACCAGGTGTGGACCGTCAAGTCGAAGGTGGAAACCACCAAGGACATGCAGGGCCTGAAGCTGCGCACCACGGGCGGCGCGCAGGATCTGACGCTGCGTGCGCTCAATGCCGTGCCGGTGCGCATGGCCGCGCCCGATGCCTATGAATCGCTGTCGCGCGGCACCATGGATGGTCTCTTGTTCCCGCTCGACAGCGTCGTGTCCTACGGCCTCGACAAGCTGGTCAAGCACGCCACCGAAGGCGTCAGCTTCGGCAGCTTCATCGTCGCTTACTCGATCAACCAGTCGGTCTGGGACAAGCTGCCCGACGACGTGAAGAAGGCGATGAACGAGGCCTCGGAGGCGATCACGCCAAAAGCCTGCGCAGACGTCGACAAGGAAGGCGAAGTCACCAAGAAGCACATGCAGGACGAAGGCGTCAGCTTCGATCCGCTGCCGGAGGCGACGCGCGCCGAGATCAAGGACAAGCTCAAGGGCGTCGGCAAGGAGTGGGCGAGCGGGCTCGACAGCCGCGGCAAGCAGGCTTCTGCCGCGTTGAAGGAGTTCGACGACCTGCTCGCCGCGGGCAGCAAGTAA
- a CDS encoding TRAP transporter large permease gives MTPFIVLALLFGLLALGTPVGFAMAFSGSVGLVMVGGWSTLFGILQTAPLSTVSSYELITIPMFLLMADLVLLSGVADDLFKTASAWVGRIPGGLGMATALAGAGFGAICGTSTASAATLSSTSLPAMIRQGYEPKMAAGVVAISGTLSMLLPTSVALVIFGLLAEVNIGKLLISGIIPAILVTITIMATIYFLVWQDPSRAPAAKSVPWREKFALLWQVSPMVVLFSIVTGTIYLGVATPTEASAFGAFGAFLLAIVKGKITPTSLYKTLLRACHGTCMIIMILVGASIFGYFFTLTHVTQDLVAWIGSLPTSRWVIITLILCGYIVLGSFMDQIAILVLTVPIVLPLIKTLGFDPIWFGVIKIVTAEVGMITPPVGLNCFIVARYAKRPVAEVFHGTFPHFIAHLIAIAILVAFPSIILWLPSQMGR, from the coding sequence ATGACACCTTTCATCGTTCTCGCCCTGCTGTTCGGCCTGCTCGCGCTCGGCACCCCCGTCGGCTTCGCCATGGCCTTTTCCGGCTCGGTCGGCCTCGTCATGGTCGGCGGCTGGTCCACGCTGTTCGGCATCTTGCAGACCGCACCGCTCTCGACCGTCTCGTCCTATGAGCTGATCACCATCCCGATGTTCCTCCTGATGGCGGACCTCGTGCTGCTGTCGGGCGTCGCGGATGATCTGTTCAAGACCGCATCAGCCTGGGTCGGCCGCATCCCCGGCGGCCTCGGCATGGCGACCGCGCTCGCCGGCGCCGGTTTCGGCGCGATCTGCGGCACCTCGACGGCTTCGGCGGCGACGCTGTCCTCGACCAGCCTGCCCGCAATGATCCGCCAGGGCTATGAGCCCAAGATGGCCGCCGGCGTAGTCGCGATCTCGGGCACGCTGTCGATGCTGCTGCCGACCAGCGTCGCGCTCGTCATCTTCGGCCTGCTCGCCGAGGTCAACATCGGCAAGCTGCTGATCAGCGGCATCATCCCGGCGATCCTCGTCACCATCACCATCATGGCCACGATCTATTTCCTGGTCTGGCAGGATCCTTCGCGCGCACCCGCCGCGAAGTCGGTGCCGTGGCGCGAAAAGTTCGCGCTGCTGTGGCAAGTCTCGCCGATGGTGGTGTTGTTCTCGATCGTCACAGGCACGATCTATCTCGGCGTCGCGACGCCGACCGAGGCCTCGGCCTTCGGTGCGTTCGGCGCCTTCCTGCTCGCGATCGTCAAGGGCAAGATCACGCCGACCTCGCTCTACAAGACGCTGCTGCGCGCCTGCCACGGCACCTGCATGATCATCATGATCCTCGTCGGTGCCTCGATCTTCGGCTACTTCTTCACGCTCACCCATGTAACGCAGGATCTCGTCGCCTGGATCGGCAGCTTGCCGACCTCGCGCTGGGTGATCATCACGCTGATCCTGTGCGGCTATATCGTGCTCGGCTCCTTCATGGATCAGATCGCGATCCTGGTGCTGACCGTGCCGATCGTGCTGCCGCTGATCAAGACGCTCGGCTTCGATCCGATCTGGTTCGGCGTCATCAAGATCGTCACCGCCGAGGTCGGCATGATCACGCCGCCGGTCGGGCTGAACTGCTTCATCGTCGCCCGCTACGCCAAGCGGCCGGTGGCCGAGGTGTTCCACGGCACCTTCCCGCATTTCATCGCGCACCTGATTGCAATCGCGATCCTGGTGGCGTTCCCGTCCATCATTCTCTGGCTGCCCTCGCAGATGGGGCGCTAA
- a CDS encoding IclR family transcriptional regulator, with product MIVRQAANVLEIMEFFAQTRKPATLAEIADHFGWPRSSTFNLLATLSEKGYLYEPRPRAGFYPTPRWLAMARMISEVEPLPPWTHQLIADLSAETGETASIVAPAGVMAVFIDVVESKAAIRYFATIGHRVPIHATASGRALLLQYSQEERDSVYRKIEFKQYGPSTPISIEAVETELRNSISRGYCQSFADYSRDLAGAAIPLPIGDRRLSVVVAGPEFRIGPKVPEVAALIARTVDRLRPKTTAA from the coding sequence ATGATCGTTCGCCAAGCCGCAAACGTCCTAGAGATCATGGAATTCTTCGCGCAAACGAGGAAGCCGGCGACGCTTGCCGAGATCGCCGATCATTTCGGCTGGCCGCGCTCGTCGACCTTCAACCTGCTCGCGACGCTGTCGGAGAAAGGCTATCTCTACGAGCCGCGGCCGCGCGCCGGCTTCTATCCGACGCCGCGGTGGCTGGCGATGGCGCGGATGATCTCGGAGGTCGAGCCGCTGCCGCCGTGGACGCATCAGCTGATTGCCGATCTCTCTGCCGAGACCGGCGAGACCGCCTCGATCGTGGCGCCGGCTGGCGTGATGGCGGTGTTCATCGACGTCGTCGAGTCCAAGGCCGCGATCCGCTATTTCGCGACCATCGGCCACCGCGTGCCGATCCACGCCACCGCGAGCGGCCGCGCGCTGCTGCTGCAATATTCGCAGGAAGAGCGCGACTCCGTCTATCGCAAGATCGAGTTCAAGCAGTACGGCCCCTCGACGCCGATCAGCATCGAGGCCGTCGAGACCGAGCTGCGCAACTCGATCTCGCGCGGTTACTGCCAGAGTTTTGCGGACTACAGCCGCGACCTCGCCGGCGCGGCGATCCCGCTGCCGATCGGCGATCGCAGGCTTTCGGTCGTCGTTGCGGGACCGGAGTTTCGGATTGGGCCGAAGGTGCCGGAGGTTGCCGCGCTGATCGCGCGGACGGTCGACCGGCTGCGGCCGAAGACCACCGCGGCTTAG